A genome region from Acidobacteriota bacterium includes the following:
- a CDS encoding carbohydrate binding family 9 domain-containing protein: MLLASLLTASVLAATAADPPRAPADIEAIRASKRATAVRIEQPIVIDGLLDEAAWQLAEPATDFYQQQPTEFELSTRREEVRFLYTDSTLYVGAMLYDPAPERVIINDLKRDFNGRDSDMFGVVLDTFLDRRNAFGFLTNPGGAQRETQSYDNGRRADANWHGIWFVRTAIRPNGWTAEIAIPFKTLRFPERPEQEWGLNLVRVARRDNETTTWSPVPRQFSHYNVAYAGVLKGIAGVRRGRHVQAKPFATGSVGRGEPEGGGWTGDGDGGLDAKWGITSSLVLDGTFRTDFSQVEADEQQINLTRFSLFFPEKREFFLESPGSFQIGIVEPENQEPRRDLLPFFSRRIGLRGGRPVPVIGGLRLTGRAGRNGVGILTVQTREFEDVPGDNFSAVRLTRDLSASVTAGVFYFGREASGAAAFNRVAGADLRYRPVRTLEMEAFAMRSSTVEAESDWAGRAGLRLDHRAHRARATLVHVGDAFRHDLGFVRRPASGTFFGEYTRVLRPARTDTAIREYTIGADAEITADDRYRDVLTRVGGVSFGIVFADGGDFKAGVTTTRERILEGFPLGASGLTVAAGEYAFEHASVSYQSNKSAALSGNIHAQIGEFWDGRQRTATGGLRVRVNQHFSASVTIGRNSISLPQGAFDPTLLGLRLDYSFTPRMFLNAFVQYNGDLDAWLSNVRLNLIHRPLSDIYVVWNEVRLAGATRRALQFKYTHLVAF; encoded by the coding sequence GTGCTTCTTGCCTCGTTGCTGACCGCGTCGGTGCTGGCCGCGACTGCTGCCGACCCTCCGCGTGCGCCCGCGGACATCGAAGCGATTCGCGCGTCGAAGCGGGCAACGGCCGTCAGGATCGAACAGCCGATTGTCATCGACGGCCTGCTCGACGAGGCCGCCTGGCAGCTCGCCGAGCCCGCCACCGATTTCTACCAGCAGCAGCCGACCGAGTTCGAGCTGTCGACGCGCCGCGAGGAGGTGCGCTTCCTCTACACCGACTCGACGCTGTACGTCGGCGCGATGCTCTACGACCCCGCACCGGAGCGGGTGATCATCAACGATCTGAAGCGGGACTTCAACGGGCGCGACAGCGACATGTTCGGCGTCGTGCTCGATACGTTCCTCGACCGGCGCAATGCGTTCGGCTTTCTCACCAATCCCGGCGGCGCGCAGCGCGAGACACAGTCGTACGACAACGGCCGGCGCGCCGACGCCAACTGGCACGGGATCTGGTTCGTCCGCACGGCCATCCGCCCGAACGGCTGGACCGCGGAAATCGCGATTCCGTTCAAGACGCTGCGCTTTCCCGAGCGGCCCGAGCAGGAGTGGGGCCTGAACCTCGTGCGCGTCGCCAGGCGGGACAACGAAACCACGACCTGGTCTCCGGTGCCGCGGCAGTTTTCGCACTACAACGTGGCGTATGCCGGCGTGCTGAAGGGCATCGCCGGCGTGCGGCGCGGCCGCCATGTTCAGGCGAAGCCGTTCGCGACCGGATCGGTGGGACGCGGCGAGCCGGAAGGGGGCGGCTGGACGGGAGACGGCGACGGCGGGTTGGACGCAAAGTGGGGCATCACCTCATCGCTCGTGCTCGACGGGACGTTCCGGACGGATTTCTCCCAGGTGGAGGCCGACGAGCAGCAGATCAACCTGACGCGGTTCAGCCTGTTCTTCCCCGAGAAGCGCGAGTTCTTCTTGGAGAGCCCGGGGAGCTTCCAGATTGGGATCGTGGAACCGGAAAACCAGGAGCCGCGGCGCGATCTGCTGCCGTTCTTCAGCCGCCGCATCGGGTTGAGAGGCGGCCGGCCGGTTCCCGTCATCGGCGGCCTCAGGCTGACGGGTCGTGCGGGTCGAAACGGCGTCGGGATTCTCACCGTGCAGACGCGCGAGTTCGAGGATGTGCCGGGCGACAACTTCAGCGCCGTACGCCTCACGCGCGACCTGTCGGCGTCGGTCACCGCGGGGGTGTTCTACTTCGGCCGTGAGGCGAGCGGCGCCGCGGCATTCAATCGCGTCGCCGGCGCGGACCTCCGCTACCGGCCCGTTCGAACGCTCGAGATGGAAGCGTTCGCGATGCGCAGCAGCACCGTTGAGGCGGAGAGCGACTGGGCGGGGCGCGCCGGCCTGCGGCTGGATCACCGCGCGCATCGGGCGCGCGCCACGCTCGTCCACGTTGGCGACGCCTTCCGCCACGACCTCGGTTTCGTGCGGCGGCCGGCCAGCGGCACCTTCTTCGGCGAGTACACGCGGGTGCTCCGCCCCGCGCGCACCGACACCGCCATACGCGAGTACACCATCGGCGCCGACGCCGAGATCACCGCCGACGATCGGTACCGTGACGTGCTGACGAGGGTCGGCGGCGTGAGCTTCGGGATTGTGTTCGCCGATGGTGGTGACTTCAAGGCGGGCGTGACGACCACGCGGGAGCGGATTCTGGAAGGCTTTCCGCTGGGCGCCTCCGGCCTGACCGTCGCGGCAGGGGAGTACGCCTTCGAGCACGCCAGCGTGAGCTACCAGTCGAACAAGAGCGCCGCGCTGTCGGGAAACATCCACGCCCAAATCGGCGAATTCTGGGACGGCCGCCAGCGCACGGCGACGGGCGGGCTCCGCGTGCGCGTCAACCAGCATTTCTCGGCAAGCGTCACCATCGGCCGCAACTCGATCAGCCTGCCCCAGGGCGCGTTCGACCCGACCCTGCTCGGTCTGCGTCTCGACTACTCGTTCACGCCGCGAATGTTCCTCAACGCCTTCGTGCAGTACAACGGCGACCTCGACGCGTGGCTCTCGAACGTGCGGCTCAACCTCATTCACCGGCCGCTCAGCGACATCTACGTCGTGTGGAACGAGGTCCGGCTGGCAGGCGCGACGCGCCGCGCGCTGCAGTTCAAGTACACGCACCTCGTGGCGTTCTGA
- a CDS encoding alpha/beta hydrolase, producing MRFKIPALAVALACALLPPAGAAQPAGVSPDGALGGLNAKFIDVDGVRTRYYEAGTGEPLLLLHGEGWSGHSSANTWVKNIPGLSRRFHVFAPDKLASGMTGNPKDDKDFNIQGEVAHMFRFIQTMKLDKVHVVGQSRGGGLAFFLSVAHPEVVRTLVIVDSNTAAPDTGETDRQKVLAGCPREPDAEEWKCRLRAISYLPDVAFDDRFFATGVYMAGLPKARETVAKIAAGAGEPLRSQFDAWKKQVHERVRTESVLRMPILLYWGKNDPSAMLRNGLALLEVVSARNPRVRMLIANHAGHFHYREYPGEFNANVINFIDHWSGAGARTHSSR from the coding sequence ATGAGATTCAAGATTCCGGCGCTCGCCGTTGCGCTCGCCTGCGCGCTCCTCCCGCCGGCCGGTGCGGCACAACCCGCGGGCGTCTCGCCCGATGGTGCCCTCGGCGGCCTGAACGCGAAATTCATCGACGTGGACGGCGTCCGCACCCGCTACTACGAGGCGGGGACGGGAGAGCCGCTGCTCCTGCTCCACGGCGAGGGCTGGTCCGGGCACTCGAGCGCCAATACGTGGGTGAAGAACATTCCCGGGCTGAGCCGGCGATTCCACGTGTTCGCCCCCGACAAGCTGGCGTCCGGCATGACCGGGAACCCGAAAGACGACAAGGACTTCAACATCCAGGGTGAAGTCGCTCACATGTTCCGATTCATCCAGACGATGAAGCTGGACAAGGTGCACGTCGTCGGGCAGTCACGCGGCGGCGGGCTGGCGTTCTTCCTTTCGGTGGCGCACCCGGAGGTGGTCCGCACGCTGGTGATCGTCGACTCGAACACGGCGGCGCCCGATACCGGTGAGACCGATCGGCAGAAAGTCCTCGCCGGCTGCCCGCGCGAGCCGGATGCGGAGGAGTGGAAGTGCCGGCTGCGCGCGATCTCGTACCTGCCGGACGTGGCGTTCGATGATCGGTTCTTTGCGACCGGCGTCTACATGGCGGGCCTGCCGAAGGCGCGGGAAACGGTGGCGAAGATCGCCGCGGGGGCGGGCGAGCCGTTGCGATCGCAGTTTGACGCGTGGAAGAAGCAGGTGCACGAGCGGGTGCGGACCGAGTCCGTGCTGCGGATGCCGATTCTTCTCTACTGGGGAAAGAACGATCCGTCGGCGATGCTGCGCAACGGCCTCGCGCTGCTCGAGGTCGTGTCCGCCCGGAATCCGCGCGTGCGGATGCTGATCGCCAACCACGCGGGACACTTTCACTACCGGGAATACCCCGGCGAATTCAACGCGAACGTGATCAACTTCATCGACCATTGGTCCGGAGCCGGCGCGCGAACGCACTCATCACGGTAG
- a CDS encoding alpha/beta hydrolase, with protein sequence MRRPSAFAAALLLGSAVLPGGGAPAQPAAVARDAAVDGLTPRFVQVRGVSTRYYEYGSGEPMVLVHGGGRGTTSSANNWSRNIRGLAQRFRVLAVDKSAAGMTGNPTDDTDLGTEGEVRHMYDFIQAMKLGPVHLVGHSSGGALVFYLAVEHPEVIKTLTVVAHGPGMPAAGDGPTKLDVLQEKCAPQTTYEGRRCRLIALGHTEATFDAEFLAADAWMADQPKSREARAKYAAMPADARAAATRAYRERAWDRARAGVLQMPILIYGAKQDTLSWDADDPHAMMRGELGFFDVVGARNRRVKMIVINEAGHFPYREHPEEFNADLVAFIDFWKNRS encoded by the coding sequence ATGCGACGGCCATCTGCGTTCGCGGCAGCGCTTCTTCTCGGCTCCGCCGTCCTGCCGGGCGGCGGAGCGCCCGCACAACCAGCGGCGGTGGCCAGGGACGCCGCCGTCGACGGCCTGACGCCCAGATTCGTCCAGGTCCGCGGCGTGTCGACGCGGTACTACGAGTACGGCAGCGGCGAGCCGATGGTCCTGGTGCACGGCGGCGGCCGCGGGACCACGTCGTCTGCCAACAACTGGTCGCGCAACATCCGCGGGCTTGCGCAGCGCTTCCGCGTGCTTGCCGTGGACAAGAGCGCCGCCGGCATGACCGGCAACCCCACCGACGACACGGATCTCGGCACGGAAGGCGAGGTCCGGCACATGTACGACTTCATTCAGGCGATGAAGCTCGGGCCGGTCCACCTGGTCGGCCATTCGTCCGGCGGGGCGCTGGTCTTCTATCTCGCCGTCGAGCACCCCGAGGTCATCAAGACCCTGACGGTGGTGGCGCATGGCCCCGGGATGCCGGCGGCGGGTGACGGCCCCACGAAATTGGACGTCCTCCAGGAGAAGTGCGCGCCGCAGACGACGTACGAGGGACGGCGATGCCGATTGATCGCGCTCGGCCACACCGAAGCCACCTTCGATGCCGAGTTCCTGGCGGCGGACGCGTGGATGGCCGATCAGCCCAAGTCGCGCGAAGCGCGCGCGAAGTACGCTGCGATGCCGGCCGACGCCCGCGCGGCGGCGACCCGGGCGTACCGGGAGCGTGCATGGGACCGGGCGCGCGCGGGTGTCTTGCAGATGCCGATCCTGATTTACGGCGCGAAGCAGGACACGCTGTCCTGGGATGCCGACGACCCGCACGCGATGATGCGCGGTGAGCTCGGGTTTTTCGACGTGGTCGGCGCCAGGAACCGGCGCGTGAAGATGATCGTCATCAACGAAGCCGGACACTTTCCCTACCGCGAACACCCCGAAGAATTCAACGCCGACCTGGTGGCGTTTATCGACTTCTGGAAGAACCGCTCATGA